A section of the Penaeus chinensis breed Huanghai No. 1 chromosome 17, ASM1920278v2, whole genome shotgun sequence genome encodes:
- the LOC125033978 gene encoding V-type proton ATPase subunit e 2-like yields the protein MGADAVPIAVVTGFWAVVGIILPFILGKGPNKGVIQTVLVITAVTSWLFWLLCYMHQMNPLIGPQLHNTTILAIRYLWDGSLSLDDFNETTTTGTMETTTAAHI from the exons ATGGGAGCCGATGCTGTGCCCATTGCCGTGGTGACGGGATTTTGGGCCGTCGTGGGCATCATTCTGCCTTTTATTCTTGGCAAGGGACCGAATAAAGG CGTGATCCAGACAGTGCTAGTCATTACGGCAGTTACATCTTGGCTCTT TTGGTTGCTGTGTTATATGCACCAAATGAATCCTCTCATAGGACCACAGTTACACAACACAACAATCCTGGCCATTCGGTATCTCTGG GATGGATCCCTGAGCCTTGATGACttcaatgaaacaacaacaacaggcacCATGGAGACAACAACAGCAGCACACATCTAA